From Onychostoma macrolepis isolate SWU-2019 chromosome 05, ASM1243209v1, whole genome shotgun sequence, one genomic window encodes:
- the LOC131541229 gene encoding trichohyalin-like — MSMFLQRANIHIQLPCRMAFPVDILTNVDHETLELTAEEYMSQLPYRNTEFFSPSDSKQIEIGLCNVSFVPLYGTDTEKKLLALFSPDDFNTVVGLYLLDRWWRFEDVLKTAEPSRTGLIKVSTLGERIVLYVLNRIVLRNEKSSEDVFFLCHCEHEAAKILWKDGEAIGFYSFKPKDSLCRNFVTQCYQLPVMDTIFVRKCHRGQGHAIKILEDFVSSFRNEYIGLKFPLSEAMYKVCEKYFSIYPADKEFLWEVEKIGSPFQRTLIANRLQKLKLKEKDQVVSKLNFDEDDAAAPMEIEFTKIQETTEYTVEIKEHQITKVTGEIPLIETEAEEDVLENRVEEIKKMENKEANLAGQMDSDIEMSSLAQEVHVQEEEVPVSTERHLRRRTIRVQTPLIRKSRCVQKHKAEAAVEHQERHTVVSKNKTDTILMTKEREDEMDQDVNKMENKEEHLAELEPVEEPNVSRNEYEKTSAITEETVDVCIPIITTEASLESLDEMVNTNTEETAVPESSELSLGVEIDYQEKEFQIVDGPEEKASLVEPDKEVENVDGTPVIKLQRATVVLVDLSNLSQNTEVEGEASEDLTHFQTEEKLELYEEHNKLDKEDMTFEEQKPTEDLATMPAEGSLVESNKIENKQNEDEGMSSLAQENAVQENLEEEAPVSTQRSLRQRTIIVQSPPRRKSRRIQKQGAEVFEDKTEIVLITEKEADEADQGVEIVDKEKPPQSSIVDATEKVIPLVEAEPEDNVVEKGVDEINKLENKETNLAVTRDTGEETPEVGEEATLEQQQNEPLVKNDKETTETEKSMETVPVVGKEQTFIVGGTTIQIEEKVSQVSLAEAEPDEEGEKVEEEKLEQEYQLCNLTSVEEEQLEQLQKEEATEKTPEKDKMEDENTVEEQNEPDKQDVTFEEQKPTEDLEEQNDLKVSEIVEVYRAVDENVEEAVNSGEHPEKTTTMADETNIIQQAEKDHNITLKEKQTDSDIEMRTLAQEAPETDQEVLEEEASVSTERSLRRRTIKIQSPPRRKSRRLQKQEAEAFEDKTRNFPIRGKVADEMQETLKKSTVETTEVIPFVEAEPEDNVVEKGVEEINKMEDKETNLAVTRDTDEETPEVEEEANLEQQQNEPLVKNDKETTETEKSMETVPVVGKEQTFIVGGTTIQIEKKVSQVSLVEAEPDEEGEKDDGTPVIQLQKATVVLVDLNKLSQNTEGESDTPDVRTHSQTEEKLEQEKTDNSEYQLYNLTSEEEEQQEQLQKEEDTEKTPEKDKMEDENTEQNDPDKQDVTFEEQKATEDLEEQNDLKVSEIVEVYRAVDENVEEAVNSGEHPEKTTTMADETNIIQEAEKYHNITLKEKQTNSDIEMRSLAQEAPETDQEVLEEEASVSTERSLRRRTVKIQSPPIKKSRRVKRQEAEVFEDKTGTVQLTGKGDEEVHKEGAEIDKEETLQKTTVEATENIVSLIEGEPDENVIEKGTEEINNMENKETNLGNEATPEMERDKVNLEQQENELSIENEKETAETEKPMGMDEVSVVIKEQTYSLEETTIQAEEEILQIDSSETNENKNERTTRRSLSISSQSVTSTQKTRKSAHLHKAELEPVKEAKMSRNEETSSMTTKTVNVSVPVTIETNVENLDEDEDVSKRVETTSDEQDIDISNDKGRVDEALPEISTDVEEDETMTLIKITENEILREMDKTQKDVEGGVQEEEKAVPSQENTEQEQEEAVSLGENVGGTNLTNEFKTTAVEEKVALENSEQEAAFITRSLRYRTVTVQSTPRSKSKRLHRQELESERETDYLNILIGKENEALIAEDSTAEFENLETKEGEGVIQTITDEKSEKSETKDDTKEVGNEILFEIVESNSGSQVNTEQNKSQEENLEREDMPVPNEQEEAKSLQERENEGATEGVQGSTADLEETAVERRSLRKRMTVVTVAPRKSKRLCKQEHEDDSEQVKEAVMGQTDSVEMTFTEDSVELRSDVTAAVFEGSNLSEEILQKIQKNAQGAKSDGDCNVHKDTEPDAGESQDEQKQSRLNKTQADEDQEEVMTDEIVEEVIEQHVDLESNTNEGFTLALEVQKTSDQEENNADEESRVVMEAPKEIFTSAEKYEKGEENISDDDEKGLAIGKHVVALSSSITASTGRKSMRLQMHESKTKEDESNSESEVDQTTKQRHQRKRRAITDSTSARRSKRHVRARIV; from the exons GATGGCATTTCCTGTAGATATTCTGACAAATGTGGATCATGAGACCTTAGAGCTAACAGCTGAGGAATATATGTCTCAGCTCCCCTACAGAAACACAGAGTTCTTCAGCCCCTCTGATTCCAAACAG ATAGAAATTGGACTCTGCAATGTGAGTTTTGTCCCTCTTTATGGAACAGATACTGAAAAAAAGCTCCTTGCGTTGTTCTCACCTGATGACTTTAACACAG TTGTAGGTCTATATTTGCTGGATCGGTGGTGGCGGTTTGAAGATGTTCTTAAAACAGCAGAACCCTCAAGAACAGGCCTGATCAAG GTCAGCACCCTTGGGGAAAGGATAGTCCTCTATGTTCTCAACAGAATTGTGTTGAGAAATGAGAAGAGCagtgaagatgttttctttctttgtcaTTGTGAGCATGAAGCTgcaaaaatactatggaaggaTGGAGAGGCCATTGGCTTTTACTCATTCAAACCCAAAG ATAGCTTATGCAGAAACTTCGTGACCCAATGCTATCAACTTCCTGTAATGGACACAATATTTGTCAGGAAGTGTCACCGGGGCCAGGGTCATGCCATAAAGATACTGGAAGACTTTGTTAGTAGCTTCAGAAATGAGTACATAGGGTTAAAATTTCCTCTTTCAGAAGCTATGTATAAAG TTTGTGAAAAGTACTTCAGTATATATCCAGCAGACAAGGAGTTTCTGTGGGAAGTAGAGAAAATAGGAAGCCCTTTCCAGAGAACTCTAATAGCCAACAGGCTACAGAAGTTGAAGCTAAagg AGAAGGACCAGGTTGTGAGCAAACTGAATTTTGATGAAGATGATGCCGCTGCTCCAATGGAAATTGAGTTCACAAAGATTCAGGAAACCACTGAATATACAGTGGAGATT AAAGAACATCAGATTACAAAGGTTACTGGGGAAATCCCACTTATAGAAACAGAAGCTGAGGAGGATGTATTAGAAAACAGAGTTGAAGAAATTAAAAAGATGGAGAACAAGGAAGCAAATTTAGCTGGACAAATGGATAGTGACATAGAGATGAGCAGTCTTGCTCAGGAAGTACATGTCCAGGAAGAAGAGGTGCCAGTCAGCACAGAAAGACATCTCAGACGTAGAACAATAAGAGTTCAGACTCCACTGATAAGGAAATCTAGATGTGTACAGAAACACAAAGCTGAAGCAGCTGTTGAACATCAGGAAAGACACACAGTGGTGAGCAAGAATAAAACTGATACAATATTGAtgacaaaagagagagaggatgaAATGGATCAAGATGTCAACAAGATGGAGAACAAAGAAGAACATTTAGCTGAGCTGGAGCCAGTGGAAGAACCAAACGTGAGTAgaaatgaatatgaaaaaacaTCAGCAATAACAGAAGAGACTGTGGATGTATGTATACCAATTATTACAACTGAGGCCAGTTTGGAAAGTCTTGATGAAATGGTAAACACAAATACTGAGGAAACTGCAGTTCCAGAGAGCTCCGAACTATCTTTGGGTGTAGAAATAGATTATCAGGAGAAAGAATTTCAGATTGTTGATGGTCCTGAAGAGAAGGCCTCACTTGTAGAACCTGACAAGGAGGTAGAGAATGTTGATGGTACTCcagtaataaaattacaaagagCAACAGTAGTACTTGTGGATTTGAGCAATCTTTCCCAAAATACAGAAGTAGAGGGTGAGGCTTCAGAAGATCTGACACATTTCCAAACGGAGGAAAAACTGGAACTGTATGAAGAGCACAACAAACTCGATAAAGAAGACATGACATTTGAAGAGCAAAAGCCAACTGAAGATTTGGCCACAATGCCAGCTGAGGGCAGCCTGGTCGAAAGcaataaaattgaaaacaaacaGAATGAGGATGAAGGGATGAGCAGTCTTGCCCAGGAGAATGCTGTTCAAGAAAATTTAGAAGAGGAAGCACCAGTCAGCACACAGCGGAGTCTTAGACAAAGAACAATAATAGTTCAGTCTCCACCAAGAAGAAAATCTAGACGTATACAAAAACAAGGGGCTGAAGTTTTTGAagataaaactgaaatagtcCTAATAACAGAAAAGGAAGCTGATGAGGCTGACCAAGGTGTAGAAATAGTTGATAAAGAGAAACCGCCTCAATCATCAATTGTAGATGCTACTGAGAAGGTGATCCCACTCGTAGAAGCAGAACCTGAAGATAATGTAGTAGAAAAAGGAGTTGATGAAATCAACAAGTTGGAGAACAAGGAAACAAATTTAGCTGTGACAAGAGACACAGGTGAGGAGACACCTGAGGTGGGAGAAGAAGCCACTTTAGAGCAACAGCAAAATGAGCCAttggttaaaaatgacaaagaaacaaCAGAGACAGAAAAATCCATGGAGACTGTCCCAGTGGTTGGCAAAGAGCAAACATTCATTGTAGGGGGGACCACCATCCAAATAGAGGAGAAAGTATCACAGGTCTCACTGGCAGAAGCAGAACCTGATGAGGAGGGAGAAAAAGTTGAAGAGGAAAAACTGGAACAGGAATATCAACTATGTAATCTGACATCAGTAGAGGAAGAACAGCTAGAACAATTACAAAAAGAGGAAGCTACTGAAAAGACCCCTGAGAAAGACAAAATGGAGGATGAAAACACAGTTGAAGAACAGAATGAACCCGATAAACAAGACGTGACATTTGAGGAGCAAAAACCAACAGAAGATTTGGAAGAACAAAATGACTTAAAAGTATCAGAGATCGTAGAAGTTTATAGGGCTGTAGATGAGAATGTGGAAGAAGCAGTAAATTCTGGAGAGCATCCTGAAAAAACTACAACAATGGCAGATGAAACAAATATAATTCAGCAGGCAGAAAAagatcacaatattactttaaaagaaaagcaaacaGACAGTGACATAGAAATGAGAACTCTTGCTCAGGAGGCACCAGAAACTGACCAGGAAGTCTTAGAAGAGGAGGCATCAGTCAGCACAGAGAGAAGTCTCAGGCGTAGAACAATAAAAATTCAGTCTCCACCTAGAAGAAAATCAAGACGTTTACAAAAACAAGAGGCTGAAGCTTTTGAAGATAAAACTAGAAACTTCCCAATAAGAGGAAAAGTAGCTGATGAAATGCAGGAAACACTTAAGAAATCAACTGTAGAGACTACTGAGGTCATCCCATTTGTAGAAGCAGAACCTGAAGATAATGTAGTTGAAAAAGGAGTTGAAGAAATCAACAAGATGGAGGACAAGGAAACAAATTTAGCTGTGACAAGAGACACAGATGAGGAGACACCTGAGGTGGAAGAAGAAGCCAATTTAGAGCAACAGCAAAATGAGCCAttggttaaaaatgacaaagaaacaaCAGAGACGGAAAAATCCATGGAGACTGTCCCAGTGGTTGGCAAAGAGCAAACATTCATTGTAGGGGGGACCACCATCCAAATAGAGAAGAAAGTCTCACAGGTCTCACTTGTAGAAGCAGAACCTGATGAGGAGGGAGAAAAAGATGATGGTACTCCTGTAATACAACTGCAGAAAGCCACAGTAGTACTTGTAGATTTAAACAAGCTTTCCCAAAATACAGAAGGAGAGAGTGACACTCCAGACGTCCGAACACATTCCCAGACAGAGGAAAAACTGGAACAGGAAAAAACAGATAATAGTGAATATCAACTATATAATCTGACATCAGAAGAGGAAGAACAGCAAGAACAACTCCAAAAAGAGGAAGATACTGAAAAGACCCCTGAGAAAGACAAAATGGAGGATGAAAACACAGAACAGAATGATCCCGATAAACAAGACGTGACATTTGAGGAGCAAAAAGCGACAGAAGATTTAGAAGAACAAAATGACTTAAAAGTATCAGAGATCGTAGAAGTTTATAGGGCTGTAGATGAGAATGTGGAAGAAGCAGTAAATTCTGGAGAGCATCCTGAAAAAACTACAACAATGGCAGATGAAACAAATATAATTCAGGAGGCagaaaaatatcacaatattactttaaaagaaaaacaaacaaacagtgacATAGAAATGAGAAGTCTTGCTCAGGAGGCACCAGAAACTGACCAGGAAGTCTTAGAAGAGGAGGCATCAGTCAGCACAGAGAGAAGTCTCAGGCGTAGAACAGTAAAAATTCAGTCTCCACCAATAAAGAAATCTAGACGAGTAAAAAGACAAGAGGCTGAAGTTTTTGAAGATAAAACTGGAACAGTCCAACTAACAGGAAAAGGAGATGAAGAAGTGCATAAAGAAGGAGCAGAAATAGATAAAGAAGAAACACTTCAAAAAACAACTGTAGAAGCTACTGAGAACATTGTCTCACTTATAGAAGGAGAACCTGATGAGAATGTAATAGAAAAGGGAACTGAAGAAATTAACAACATGGAGAACAAGGAAACTAATTTAGGGAATGAGGCAACTCCTGAGATGGAAAGAGACAAAGTCAATTTAGAGCAACAGGAAAATGAGCTATctattgaaaatgaaaaagaaacagCTGAAACAGAAAAACCCATGGGGATGGATGAAGTTTCAGTGGTTATCAAGGAGCAAACATACAGTTTAGAGGAGACCACCATTCAAGCAGAAGAAGAGATCTTGCAGATAGACAGCTCTGAAaccaatgaaaataaaaatgaaaggacCACAAGGAGAAGTCTAAGCATCAGTTCACAATCAGTCACATCTACACAGAAGACCAGAAAATCTGCACATCTCCACAAAGCAGAGTTGGAACCAGTAAAAGAAGCAAAGATGAGTAGAAATGAAGAAACTTCTTCAATGACAACCAAAACGGTAAATGTCTCTGTACCGGTCACCATTGAGACCAATGTGGAAAATcttgatgaagatgaagatgtgAGTAAAAGGGTGGAAACTACTTCGGATGAGCAAGACATAGACATATCAAATGATAAGGGAAGAGTGGATGAAGCTTTGCCTGAAATATCTACAGATGTTGAAGAAGATGAAACTATGAccttaattaaaataactgaaaatgaaattttgagGGAAATggataaaacacaaaaagatgTAGAGGGGGGAGTTCAGGAAGAAGAAAAAGCAGTGCCTTCACAGGAAAACACAGAGCAGGAACAAGAAGAAGCAGTGTCACTGGGTGAAAATGTGGGGGGAACCAATCTGACAAATGAATTTAAGACAACAGCTGTGGAGGAGAAGGTTGCTTTAGAAAACTCAGAGCAAGAAGCAGCTTTCATTACAAGAAGTCTCAGATACCGAACAGTAACAGTCCAGTCTACACCAAGAAGTAAATCAAAACGCCTCCACAGACAAGAGCTGGAGTCAGAAAGAGAAACTGATTATTTAAATATCCTTATAGGGAAGGAGAATGAAGCATTAATTGCTGAAGACAGCACTGCTGAATTTGAAAATTTGGAGACAAAAGAGGGAGAGGGCGTAATTCAGACAATTACAGATGAAAAGTCAGAAAAATCAGAGACAAAAGATGATACTAAGGAGGTAGGTAATGAAATTCTGTTTGAAATCGTGGAAAGTAACAGTGGCAGCCAGGTAAATACTGAACAGAACAAATCTCAAGAAGAAAATCTTGAGAGAGAAGATATGCCGGTGCCTAATGAACAGGAGGAAGCAAAATCACTCCAAGAAAGAGAAAATGAGGGAGCCACAGAAGGTGTGCAAGGAAGTACTGCTGATTTGGAGGAAACAGCAGTGGAAAGGAGATCCCTGAGAAAAAGAATGACTGTTGTAACAGTTGCGCCAAGAAAATCCAAACGTCTTTGTAAACAAGAGCATGAGGACGATAGTGAGCAAGTCAAGGAGGCAGTTATGGGACAAACTGACTCAGTAGAAATGACATTTACAGAAGACAGTGTAGAGCTGAGGTCAGATGTAACTGCAGCAGTTTTTGAGGGCAGTAATTTGAGTGAAGAAATACTAcagaaaatccagaaaaatgcgcAAGGGGCTAAATCAGATGGAGACTGTAATGTACATAAAGACACAGAGCCAGATGCAGGTGAATCTCAAGACGAGCAAAAACAGAGTAGATTAAATAAAACCCAGGCAGATGAGGACCAAGAAGAGGTTATGACAGATGAAATAGTAGAGGAGGTGATAGAGCAACATGTAGATCTTGAGTCCAACACAAATGAGGGCTTCACGTTAGCTTTGGAGGTCCAGAAAACTTCTGATCAAGAAGAAAACAATGCAGACGAGGAGAGCAGAGTGGTGATGGAGGCTCCAAAAGAGATATTCACATCTGCAGAAAAATATGAGAAAGGTGAAGAAAATATCTCTGACGACGATGAGAAAGGTCTTGCCATTGGAAAGCATGTTGTAGCTCTGAGTAGCTCAATTACTGCGTC